Sequence from the Deinococcus misasensis DSM 22328 genome:
CCACTTGACCTGCAAGCGGCTTCCCGCCATTGCGGAACGGGGGAAATCCAGATCATAAGCACCGGCCGTCAACTTGAGGTCCTTGCGGAACAGCACCACATTGCCGTTTTCGCTCATGTAGCGCACTTCAGCCATGCCAGGCGTGCCGGGGGCCACGATTTTCAAAGGGTTGCCCGAGCGGGTGTACTCGTAGCGCATGTATGTTCCATCAGGAGCGTTTTTGGGAACAATGGTGATGTAATCGTCTGGGCTGTTGGGTCCGGTCCATTCGATGGTCACCGTGCCACCAGCGGGCGCTTCATCGGGGAATTTCAGGCCGTAAGTGGCCATCTTGAGGGTGATCTTGGCCCGAGCGTACACCTTGCCCCGTTCGGTGTTGTAACGGATTTCGTACTCGCCGGGTTTGAGGGGGGTGCGCAGTTCGGCTTTGCCGTCGGTGTCGTTGCGGGTGTACTTGTAGTCGGTGTAAGCCCCGTCCGATGCCCCAGAGGGAACGATGGTGACGTAATCGCCTGTCACCCCTCCACCGGTCCATGCCACCTCGATGACCGATCCAGCAATTGCTTCTGTGGGTCCAGAAACCGTGTATTCACCCATCTTGACTTGCACAGATGCTCTGGCCAGCGTGGTGCCCTGACGGGTGACATACCGCACCTCGTACTGGCCTGCTTCCACAGGGGCATTCAGGGTCTGGTCCGCACCCTGCACAGCATTGAAGTAATCGGTGTAGGTGCCCTCTGGGGCGTTGACCGGCACGATGGTGACGTAGTCACCGGGGTTGGCCGGTCCGGTCCATTTGACCAGCACTTCCGCACCGTTCATGACTTCTTTGGGGGCCTCAAGGGTGGCCGTGGCTTTCTGGGGGGTGAAAGGGGCACTCTGCCCGAGGGTTTGCAAACTGCCATCCGGGTTGGAGAGGTGGTACCTGAAGATGTAAGGCTGGATGACCTCTGGAATGGCCATGCTCACTTTGCCAGAAGTGGCACCGACATCTTCCCAGTTCAGGTAATTGCCTTCTGGAGCATCCGGGGTGGTCAGGGCAATCCAGCGTTTGCCTGTCTCTGGAGCACCCGAGTACAGCACTTCAAGCAGGCTTCCGGCCAGAGGGTTGGGGTTGGAGACCGTCAATTTCACCTGATTGTCCAGCTTGCGGGTTTCAAAGCTGAAACGGTTGGCGGCACCCACGTTCACGTTGATTCCCGAGTAGGTGCGGGGTTCCTGACCGGGGCTTTCCACTCTGGCTTCGTAACTGCCTGCTGGAACAGCGCCAGAGAATTCTCCGGCACGTCCAGTGGGGGTCAGGTCATACTGGCGGGTGCGGTCAATGGTGCTGTTCAGGTACACCCGGCTTCCGCCGGGATCGGGTTGACCATCACGTGTAAGTTGCACTGTGACAGGCAAGGTCCGCTCTTCGGCGCGGGTGACGGTTTGCACTGCACGGCCCAGAGCAGCAGCAAAAGTGGCTGCATTGCGGGCATTCTCGAAAGTGCCTATGCCAGCAAAACTGCGCTCTGCACGCTCGTCAAGATCAATGCCGATGATGCGCAGGTCCACATCAATGCCTCGGGTTTTGAAGGCCTCCATGGCGGTTTTGAGGTTGCCTCCGCAGGACTCCTGCCCGTCGGTGACCAGCACGATCAATTTCTTGCCAGGCGTGTTGGGAAAATCCTCGGCGGCTTTCAAAAGGGAATACGCAATGGGAGTCGCCCCTTTGGGGTTGGTGCGCTTCACGGTGTCTTGCAATGCAGCCCGGTTGATGCCTTGCATGGGCAGCACCAGTTCGCTGTCTTCACAGGAACCGGCTGAGCCTGCCACGGTTTTCGCACCGTAAATCCGCAAGCCCACATTGAGTTCAGGGTCTTCAGGAAGTCCCCCGATGAAACTGGTCAGCACATCCCGGGCCACCTGAATGCGGGTCTGGCCGGTCTCGGAGAGTTTGTTGTACATGCTTCCCGAAGCATCAAGAATGAGTTCCACATGGGTCTGGGCGCTTGCTGAGGTGATCAGCAGTGCACCCAGCAATGCAACGGCTCGGGGCAACTGTTTCATGGCATTTCCTCCACTCCTGATCATAAGAGCTTTCTTTTGCTGGGACGTGTTGACGGTCACTTCATGGCTGGTCAGCACAAAGTCTGAAGTTTGGGCATGGCACTTGCAAAAGTGATCAGCGGTCAGCCATCAGCTTTCAGCGAAAAATCCATTCAGAGGCTTTGACTTCCAGAGACAGTAAACCCCAAGCTGCAACGGTACCGTTGCAGCTACCCTGTCACTTCCTCACAACTCCATGCTGTGAATGGGAAGGCGCACATGCACAGTGGTTCCCTGATCCACCTGGCTTTCCAGCCAGATTTTGCCTTTGTGGGCCTCGACAATCCATTTCGCAATCGGAAGCCCGAGCCCTGTCCCTCCGGGGTCCTGCGTGCGGTGCCGGGATTTGTCTGCACGGAAAAAGCGCTCGAAGACCCGTTCCAGATCTTCTTCATGGATGCCCATTCCGGTGTCCTGCACTTTGAGCAGGGCAAAACCTTCTTGTTTTTCCAGCGAGAGGTGGATTTCCCCTTGCTCTGGGGTGTACTTCAGGGCATTTTCCAGCAGGATCAAGAGGAGTTGTTTCAGGCGGTCTGCATCGCCCGTGAAGGGCAAGGATTGCACCCGGTCCAGCACAAAACGGTGGCTGGAAAACACCCTTTCGGTTTCCCTGAAAGTGTCCAGCACAAGCCTGCCCAGATCCAAAGACTCCTCACGCAGACTGGCTCCACTGTCTCCTCGGGCAAGTTGCAACATGTCGTGGACCAAACGGCCCAGACGGGTGGCTTCTTTCTGCACATCGGTGATGATTTCCAGTTTTTCTTCTTCAGGGATGTCTGCATAACGCACCAGAATGTCGAGGTTGCCCTGAATGGCGGTCAAGGGGGTGCGCAGCTCGTGGGCCGCATCCGCCACAAAACGTTTCTGGGCATCCATCAGTTCACGCAAGCGCTTTTCGCTGTCTTGCAAAACGGTTTCTGCCAGCTTGCGGTCATGGATGTCAATGGAGGCCCCGATGAATCCCTTGAACTCTCCGGTTTCAGTGAATCTGGGAACGCCCCGGTCCACAATCCAACGGTACACCCCATCAAAGCGTTTCAGCCGGTATTCCAGAGTGAATGCGGTGCCATGGTGGTGGGCCTCCAGAAAGGTGTTCTCACAGCGGAGGCGGTCCTCTGGGTGGATGCCTTCATGCCACCCTTCCCCGAGTTCCTGCTTGAGGGAGCGCCCCCGGAAATCCAACCAACTGGTGTTGAAAAACGAGGCTCCATACTGAAAATCCGCCATCCAGACCATCACCGGGGCATGGTTGGCAACCAACTGAAACCGCCGCTCACTTTCCTGCAAAGCCATTTCGGTCTTTTTGCGTTCGGTGATGTCCAGAGCAGCCCCCAGCAAGGAAGCCGGGGTGCCATCAGGGTGTCTGGAGAACACCGTCTGAATGGCATGGAGCCACA
This genomic interval carries:
- a CDS encoding vWA domain-containing protein, with amino-acid sequence MKQLPRAVALLGALLITSASAQTHVELILDASGSMYNKLSETGQTRIQVARDVLTSFIGGLPEDPELNVGLRIYGAKTVAGSAGSCEDSELVLPMQGINRAALQDTVKRTNPKGATPIAYSLLKAAEDFPNTPGKKLIVLVTDGQESCGGNLKTAMEAFKTRGIDVDLRIIGIDLDERAERSFAGIGTFENARNAATFAAALGRAVQTVTRAEERTLPVTVQLTRDGQPDPGGSRVYLNSTIDRTRQYDLTPTGRAGEFSGAVPAGSYEARVESPGQEPRTYSGINVNVGAANRFSFETRKLDNQVKLTVSNPNPLAGSLLEVLYSGAPETGKRWIALTTPDAPEGNYLNWEDVGATSGKVSMAIPEVIQPYIFRYHLSNPDGSLQTLGQSAPFTPQKATATLEAPKEVMNGAEVLVKWTGPANPGDYVTIVPVNAPEGTYTDYFNAVQGADQTLNAPVEAGQYEVRYVTRQGTTLARASVQVKMGEYTVSGPTEAIAGSVIEVAWTGGGVTGDYVTIVPSGASDGAYTDYKYTRNDTDGKAELRTPLKPGEYEIRYNTERGKVYARAKITLKMATYGLKFPDEAPAGGTVTIEWTGPNSPDDYITIVPKNAPDGTYMRYEYTRSGNPLKIVAPGTPGMAEVRYMSENGNVVLFRKDLKLTAGAYDLDFPRSAMAGSRLQVKWTGIGAELDYITVVPKGAAVGTYMDYVYVRAGNPVQIQLPKEPGEYEIRYVNEQQNNMVMHSEPLTITRATATLKALASVNAGATFTLNWTGPAGEGDYLTIAAKGDADDAYIFSHYVEGNLQVQMTAPNDAGNYEIRYVTADGTVLARIPLTVK
- a CDS encoding PAS domain S-box protein produces the protein MTSKGLQADCDLIQVLNMLPHPTCLLDPHAHPEFNRLWENLLGAVPFEALDAEGAALCWSRQKDVQEMQNAVQRQVQVTLKNGSLQKALLSLERLPDAPRCWMGTLILLHESPEQPMPPELLTGQEDTIAVLNAILENAPMGIGLFGPDLKLRGVNAKLAEHNHLPAADHLGKSWQDLYPEQSEHLMAAQQHVLSSGMPILNIEVSTESMTGPVQHHLISYFPVKTSAGHILGVGTIVQDITTEQQAREALRTSEHFLKHITDTVPALVYIFDLDHNRIRYVNPEFSAATGLTLRDLQHMDAQDLVFTIHPEDQNHMQAQGTRLLQLQDGETQIAEFRVRNREGDWVWLHAIQTVFSRHPDGTPASLLGAALDITERKKTEMALQESERRFQLVANHAPVMVWMADFQYGASFFNTSWLDFRGRSLKQELGEGWHEGIHPEDRLRCENTFLEAHHHGTAFTLEYRLKRFDGVYRWIVDRGVPRFTETGEFKGFIGASIDIHDRKLAETVLQDSEKRLRELMDAQKRFVADAAHELRTPLTAIQGNLDILVRYADIPEEEKLEIITDVQKEATRLGRLVHDMLQLARGDSGASLREESLDLGRLVLDTFRETERVFSSHRFVLDRVQSLPFTGDADRLKQLLLILLENALKYTPEQGEIHLSLEKQEGFALLKVQDTGMGIHEEDLERVFERFFRADKSRHRTQDPGGTGLGLPIAKWIVEAHKGKIWLESQVDQGTTVHVRLPIHSMEL